GTTCTCCGGTATTGTGCAAGGAGCAGGTAAAACGGGCCAGGGGGGACCCAGTTGGCGAGACAGGACAGGGCCATCCGCACGCGGCGGATCTGCCTGGAGGCAGCCGCCGAGATCTTCGACGAGTGCGGTTACGAGGGCGCGTCCATCGCCGCGATCCTGGAGCGGGCGGGGCTGACGCGCGGCGCCCTGTACTTCCACTTCTCCTCCAAGGAGGAGCTGGCGCGCGGCGTGCTCGCCGAGGCCGTGACCGCCGAGGGGGTCATGCCGCAGCCGCTGAAGTTGCAGGAGTGGGTGGACACCGCGCTGCTGCTCGCGCACCGCCTGCCCAGGGAGCCCGTGCTCAGCGCCTCCATCCGGCTGTCCGCCGATCCGAGGGCGCGCGGCCTGCTCGG
Above is a genomic segment from Streptomyces marincola containing:
- a CDS encoding ScbR family autoregulator-binding transcription factor translates to MARQDRAIRTRRICLEAAAEIFDECGYEGASIAAILERAGLTRGALYFHFSSKEELARGVLAEAVTAEGVMPQPLKLQEWVDTALLLAHRLPREPVLSASIRLSADPRARGLLGTRWPDWIALGRDLIAEAKARGEVMPHVDPLVASRVTVASWTGVQLVSGSQPDAPALVDDIVALFALLLPGIAVPAVLARLEVSADRPARLLAQVRAAVPAD